A stretch of the Stegostoma tigrinum isolate sSteTig4 chromosome 34, sSteTig4.hap1, whole genome shotgun sequence genome encodes the following:
- the LOC125446575 gene encoding muscarinic acetylcholine receptor M2-like, with the protein MTNVTETNESHSITNGLFDVARVSSYNTVGMVFIVIAAGSLSLVTIIGNIVILVSIKVNRHLQTINNYFIFSLACADFIVGAFSMNLFTVYIVVGYWPLGPVVCDLWLAVDYVVSYASFMNLLMISLDRYFCVTKPVHYPVKERSKMALLMIAAAWGLPFILWAPSIIFWQYIVGERTVNKGECYVQFFSNPAVTLSIGTASFYLPAIIMVTLYTFISRASKCRIKQVKTAPEASNSTVSSSPVKDKIAKANNNRIPTIPVVPLHDQVQSGKIPDQLTADGYDQSHQDELTNDSTYLSALPANENQEEAIQGKASVYVAQNYFRIDKSNFSSMKGIFKSEKDVDCGNTAGILPNINRKNRNVPMIRTGHNLVNIKSTPMKKGSKSRQNEVTRTILAVILAFIITATPYNVMMVLSTFCSNCIPDTMWTIGYWLCYINSTINPVCYALCNTIFKKTFKNLLSCKYQNIGTTK; encoded by the coding sequence ATGACCAATGTAACGGAGACAAATGAATCACACAGCATCACAAATGGTTTGTTTGATGTTGCAAGAGTGAGTTCCTATAATACAGTGGGAATGGTCTTCATTGTTATTGCAGCAGGATCTTTAAGTCTGGTGACCATTATTGGAAACATTGTGATCCTAGTGTCTATCAAAGTAAACAGACATTTGCAAACTATTAATAACTACTTTATTTTCAGCTTAGCCTGTGCGGATTTTATTGTTGGTGCATTCTCTATGAATCTTTTCACCGTTTACATTGTCGTTGGATACTGGCCTCTGGGTCCAGTGGTATGTGATTTATGGCTTGCTGTAGATTATGTTGTCAGTTATGCCTCTTTCATGAACCTCCTTATGATCAGCCTTGATCGCTACTTCTGCGTGACAAAGCCGGTTCACTACCCTGTGAAGGAAAGGTCTAAGATGGCCTTGCTGATGATTGCAGCTGCTTGGGGATTGCCATTTATCCTATGGGCACCGTCCATTATCTTCTGGCAGTACATTGTCGGGGAGCGGACAGTTAACAAAGGTGAGTGCTATGTACAGTTCTTCTCAAATCCTGCTGTCACTCTCAGTATCGGTACAGCTTCTTTCTATCTCCCTGCTATAATCATGGTGACTCTGTACACATTCATATCTCGTGCAAGCAAATGCCGAATTAAACAGGTTAAAACAGCACCTGAAGCAAGCAATTCCACAGTTTCTTCTAGCCCAGTGAAAGACAAAATAGCAAAAGCAAATAATAACAGAATTCCAACAATTCCTGTTGTGCCTCTGCATGATCAAGTGCAAAGTGGCAAAATACCCGATCAATTGACAGCTGATGGCTATGACCAAAGTCATCAAGATGAGCTCACTAATGATTCAACTTATCTCAGTGCGTTGCCTGCGAATGAGAATCAGGAAGAAGCAATCCAAGGGAAAGCAAGTGTTTATGTGGCACAAAATTACTTTCGGATTGACAAATCCAATTTCTCCTCAATGAAGGGAATTTTTAAATCTGAAAAAGATGTCGATTGTGGCAACACAGCAGGAATACTCCCAAATATCAACAGGAAAAACAGGAATGTCCCAATGATCAGAACAGGCCATAATTTAGTTAACATAAAAAGCACTCCAATGAAGAAGGGATCTAAATCTCGACAGAATGAGGTAACCAGAACCATATTAGCTGTCATCCTCGCATTCATCATTACTGCAACACCATACAATGTCATGATGGTGTTGAGCACTTTCTGCTCAAATTGTATCCCTGACACAATGTGGACCATTGGATATTGGCTCTGTTACatcaacagcaccatcaacccaGTCTGTTATGCTCTGTGCAATACCATCTTCAAGAAAACCTTCAAGAATCTTCTCTCGTGCAAGTACCAAAATATCGGGacaacaaaatga